The Anastrepha ludens isolate Willacy chromosome 2, idAnaLude1.1, whole genome shotgun sequence DNA window TAAGGACAGCATTGGCAATAATGCAGCCATTGTGAAAACGGCACGTATTTCCgaggtggattttcaaaagcgCAGCACCAAAGATAGCAGTCCACTGCCACTCGAGCGCTTGAAAGGCAATTGCAGTAACCTGAGTAGCGCGGATGGCGGTGGCGacagtggtggtggtggcggtggaAGCAATCCACCAGCCGATGGTGTTGGTGGTGAAAATAAATCACAATTAACCCGCAAAGGATCTCTACTTGGCTCATTCCATAAACAACTAAGACGTTCTTTGAAAGCTGTTAGCGAATCACCCGGCCCACTAACGAGGTAAGTGGTGctaattgttttaattatttatttattttttaacggaAAATATTAAGTATGTAAGTAATGTGAGTCATATGAGTATGCTAAAAATAAACAGTTActgcagttttaaggaaattcaAGGCTCCTCATGCACATTTTtccatattaaaaatatgaaatctgATATCTTAActtcaaaaatagttttaaatgtttttcttttttatctgtTTGTAGTATAAGTGCCCACATGGTTGTGAATTCGTGAGTTTATCATAGCACTTGTACACATTTCTTCTAGCTAAATTCACGATTTATATGGCCTAATCATGTATTCTAAGCATCACTAAAGTCCattatgttttatattattcCCCTTAGAATTAACAGTGTTTTAATTGCCTTGACGCCGATTGTAATGACCAAAACGTATTGGCACTTACAACTGCCGTTTTTATGATTTTGACAATAAAGTTATTGCATTAAATTTCTTCGAAAAATCTATGTATTTTCGTCATACGTGGGAAGGTCGAAAAGTTCGGGGAATGGAGTGGTTAGAGAAGAGGGGCTGATGTTTGAGTCGTAAGCATTACTGGGCGAGTCAATACAACGGTAAATACTTagttttgaaagtttttgtatgtaataaaaaaaaataacagtcAGAAAATGGAGTTTCGTTTCACACAAGTTTCCCActaacgaaagaaaaaaattgcagagcCGTATGGAAGAGATGTCATCTTTTAATGGATATTCTTGTCCAGGAAAGGCAATGTGTAGGTGACATGATCCATTTATGCAAGATAGAGAGTCAATTGAAGACGAGAAATGGTCGAAGTCGGTGGATTGAGATGACGTCCATCAATAATGTTGATAAATGAAAAAGTTTGCTCTTGCAGAAGCGCgtttgaaaaagaaagaaacggCAAACATTACCAGAGTATCAGCTATGCATATTTTGGGTATCCTCCATTATTACATAGTTGCTAGATAAACCGCTTTTGACTTCTTAATTTGAGTCCACGTAAAAGATTCGTCGATTTCTGAGAGCTCCTCATTAAGGCTACTGCCCCAAGATCCTTTAAGGCATTCCTGCGCCGTTATATTTGCAAGTTCCAGTGAAGTGCTATTCCATTCATGTCAGTCACTGGCTTGCGCAGTGTAtatccaaattggaaaattaaattttcctgAGGCTTACAAAGCCTGCTTGGCTTTGCTGGTTCTGGTAACGATATCATCCATTGCTTCACCCTCCAGTGTGAATTGGCTTCCTAGATAGGTGAAGTTGTTGACATTATCGATGGATTCTCCATAAGTTGTGTTCTGGTGCAAGGTGTTGATTTCCATGGTTTTGGTTTTCTTGACATTGATCTGTAGTCCCACGTTTTTATCTAGGAAGCTtaagtaattaaatttgttcTGCATGTGTCTGCTATGCCGTGACGAGGGAGCGATACCATTGGCCTAGTCAAGATCGCCTAGATGTTCCAAAAATTGCTTGAATTCCAAAGAATTCTCCTTTCTGAGTTGGTATCGAGAGCATTGCTTAGTATATCGCCAATGACTATTAAGACTTATAGAGGCGATAGTACACAGCCTTGTTTGACGCCTGCTACAGATTCAATAGGCTCGGAAAGCGCATCATTATGTAGCACTTTACATTTGAGCTTAAAGTGTTGGACTCCAATAATTTTGGATATTTTATTTGGAACTCCCGTCGCTGTAGTGCATCCCAGATAAAGCTTTCTCAAAGTCCACGAATCCTTCATGCTCATCGTATATCATAAAGTGGGCAAAGAAAGCTCGAACTGACTATTTA harbors:
- the LOC128871618 gene encoding uncharacterized protein LOC128871618, which codes for MIGDTAENIGEHAWTKLLDDKDSIGNNAAIVKTARISEVDFQKRSTKDSSPLPLERLKGNCSNLSSADGGGDSGGGGGGSNPPADGVGGENKSQLTRKGSLLGSFHKQLRRSLKAVSESPGPLTR